The genomic window CGCCGAGGAGACGCTCGATCTCGAGCAGACGGTGCTCGACGCCGTCTTGGGAGACCGCGCCATGTCGCCGGAGCAGGTCCGGCGCGTCCTCGGCCGGTTTCTGTTCTCGGGCGAGACCGTGTACAAGTGCATCGGCGATCTGAGCGGAGGCGAGCAGCGCCGGGTCGCGCTGGCGCGCCTCGTCCTCGACCGGCCTGATCTGCTGTTGCTCGACGAGCCGACAACGCATTTCGATCTGGCCTCGCTCGAAGCGCTGGAGCAGGCGCTCGGCGCGTTCGAAGGCGCGATACTGCTCGCGTCGCACGACCGCTATCTGCTGGACCATGTGGCGCGGCGCCTCCTGATCGTGGACGCGGGCGGCGTGCGCGGTGTGCCGGGTCCGTATCACGCCTACCGCGAGGCGCTCACCGCCGGGACCGCGACGGCGGGGGCGGGTCCCGCGCCGGCCTCGGGCAAGCCGTCGTCGTCGCCCGCCGCATCGTCGGAGTCACGCCCCGCGGCATCCGGGCAGGACCGGGCGCGCGAAGCGGCCGGAGGTCCCGCGCGAGACAGGGGAGGAGCGCGACGCGGATTCGGCCGCGGCCCTTCCGCGGACGTCGTGGACGTCCACACGATGCTCGAGCAGATCGCGTCGCTCGAAGAGGAACAGAAGCACCTCAGCCGCCTGATGGGCGACCCCGAACTGTATCGGGACGCGGCGCGCGCCCGCGAAACCGTGCGGCGGTACGAGGAGGTCAACACGGAACTCGAATCGCTCTACGCGCGGCTGACCGCCGCTGAAGAGGGCGCCGGTGGATAAGGCTGCGCCGGCGTCGCCCCCTGAGGGGACTAGCCGGCGGGATGCGCCGGCGTCGCGCGACGCGGGCACCTGCTTTGCGTGCGGCCAGGCCAACCCGATCGGCCTTCGCCTGCGGTTCGAGGCGGACGGGGAGGGGATCCGCGCCGAGTTCACGCCCGGTCCGCACTATCAGGGATACGAGGGCGTGCTCCACGGCGGCATCATCGCCGCGGCGCTCGACGACGCGATGGCCAACTTGTTTCATATGCGCGGGCGCGAGACTGTGACCGCGCGGCTCGAGGTCCGGTACCGCCGCGAAGCGCCGATCGGACAACGGTTGATCGTGACCGCGCGGACGACGGGCGAGCGGGGCCGCTTCTTCACCGCGGAGGCGACCCTGGCGCTTCCGGACGGCACGTGTCTCGCCGAGGCGAGCGGGATGCTCGCGCGGGGCG from bacterium includes these protein-coding regions:
- a CDS encoding ATP-binding cassette domain-containing protein gives rise to the protein EVVVRLRDLGKRYGETAVLSGVSLEVRRGEKIGVIGPNGAGKTTLLRIVAGVEPPSAGLAELGPGVRVGYFAQHAEETLDLEQTVLDAVLGDRAMSPEQVRRVLGRFLFSGETVYKCIGDLSGGEQRRVALARLVLDRPDLLLLDEPTTHFDLASLEALEQALGAFEGAILLASHDRYLLDHVARRLLIVDAGGVRGVPGPYHAYREALTAGTATAGAGPAPASGKPSSSPAASSESRPAASGQDRAREAAGGPARDRGGARRGFGRGPSADVVDVHTMLEQIASLEEEQKHLSRLMGDPELYRDAARARETVRRYEEVNTELESLYARLTAAEEGAGG
- a CDS encoding PaaI family thioesterase: MDKAAPASPPEGTSRRDAPASRDAGTCFACGQANPIGLRLRFEADGEGIRAEFTPGPHYQGYEGVLHGGIIAAALDDAMANLFHMRGRETVTARLEVRYRREAPIGQRLIVTARTTGERGRFFTAEATLALPDGTCLAEASGMLARGG